Genomic window (Gasterosteus aculeatus chromosome 13, fGasAcu3.hap1.1, whole genome shotgun sequence):
AGCTGATGAATGACATCACGAGGCGACACAGACTCGCCTGACCGATACTGACCTGATACTGATAACCGGTTGCAACTCTCACTCCAAAGTCACTCGCGCTTGAACGTGATTCTCCCCGACTGCAGTTCTTCGTCCTGTTGTTCATCCTGATGCTGGTGGAGTTGGCCATGGCCTGTGTCTTCCTGGTCTACAGCAGAGAGGTAAGAGCCTTTCGACACTTTCCCAGGGAGTTGTGTTACACTGTTGGCGAATATTTTCCCCCTCAAACTGCTTTGGGCTGGTCGTGGGACACCTTACCGCTGTCCTCTCGTCCAGCACGTACTGCGGCGATGTCTTTTCATGTCCATCGGGCAGCGGCGCACTGCGGATAACGCCTCGTCTGTCCCTGCAGATCCACACGTACTTTGAAGAAGACCTGACGCGGAGCCTGGAGATCTACAGAGAGTCGGGCTCAGAGATCAACACCACCCTCAAAGAAGACTTCGATGCCGTCCAGCACCTGGTAAACTGGGTCCTAAACTGTGGCGTTTCTGTTATATTGGTGGATTTAACGGTGAAAGTCTGCACCTCAACCAAATGTTCACTGCTTCAGTTGAAATCCTTTGGAGTGGCAGAGAGGGGCTTATTCTGAAAGGCTGTTGGGTGTTTTTCTGGTACAGTTCAGGTGCTGTGGAGTCCACGGTGTGGCAGACTGGAAAGGGGACGTGCCCATCTCCTGTTGTAGGAAGGACCCCTGTGACCTCTTCACGCGCACCTACTGGGAAGAGGTCACCTCCACGACCATCGCTGCACCAAACACCCGTTTCCGTGCTTCTCCGTAGTGTGCAGTGTCTGTGATTTAACAACGCCAGCCTCCGTCCCGTTCCTTCTGTCCCGGACGCTTTCCTACTCTGCGTGTTTCATTTCCTGCTGTGAAGGATCACCGCAGACGCTTTGTCTTTCAGGGTTGTCTGGTGAAACTGAGGGACTGGTTTTCAGGAAACTATCGCAGCACAGGCGCCGGCGTCGCCGCCATGTTCATCCTGCAGGTACGATCCATCTTATTTCCCTCAGTCTGAGAAGGGAGAATTCAACAGCTCAGCTAACTAAAACCTATAGTTCTGTTTCACATCAAGTATGAAACATGTTGCGTGGGTCCCTACTACatacaaatataaagaaaaGGGATATATAGCTAAATTGTGAGCCTTGTTAGGGTCGGCACCGACCCGTTTGGGGTTTTAAATGCATAAAAGAACctgatcaattatttttttcatgcatCAAGGCCTTTTGACTTTGTAAGGGATCTGttttccaacaaaataaaacaaaaacatttttttcactaAATTATAAAATGCTCTGGTTGAAATTATGACCATTGTGTTGTTCCGGTCCTTTTCGACCCAGTAGTAATAATTGGAGCCAAAACTAAAATGATAAgttcactgtgacacacactgacagacggCTCCCCTCCCAGTCATGTGACCTTTAGGGGACAAAGAGGTCAATTCAGTAGAGAGGTGGTGATCTGCAGGAAAAGGCCCAGAGGTCCACACCAAAAAATATGAAAGAGATGAGAAACAAATTGGATGATAGATACTTAATTTTAGTGTATTTCACAGTTGATTTAAGAAGAAATAGTACTAATTCCTGACGACAAGTTGTTACCTGAGGGAAATATCCGTTTAGCTGCTCTGTGCTCCACTACGTGCGCCAGCTGGTGTCTACGTGCACACACGGGTCACATCAATAGGACGTGGATTAGAGCGGCGGCAGAGTGACGTTGTGGCGCGTAAAACCAAAATGAATACGCAAATGTTCTCTGTATAGCTGCAGCTGAGATTACCCTGTGACATGACACAGtgctttctccttttgtttccatTCTAACACTGATAAGAGCTCTGAGAT
Coding sequences:
- the LOC120830990 gene encoding leukocyte surface antigen CD53, encoding MKRSCVKHLKTLVISLNFLCWLCAAFTVALGEFQMINSKFSSLITTFWPIFPANTVVATGTIICCVCYLGVMGAMKENRCMLVNFFVLLFILMLVELAMACVFLVYSREIHTYFEEDLTRSLEIYRESGSEINTTLKEDFDAVQHLFRCCGVHGVADWKGDVPISCCRKDPCDLFTRTYWEEGCLVKLRDWFSGNYRSTGAGVAAMFILQFICLSITVPLFCLLSRQGLGYK